A window of the Lactuca sativa cultivar Salinas chromosome 5, Lsat_Salinas_v11, whole genome shotgun sequence genome harbors these coding sequences:
- the LOC111913254 gene encoding bifunctional riboflavin biosynthesis protein RIBA 1, chloroplastic, producing MASINMSSASTSLLRSKMITNFSSYNSLHSVNLISSNGHTSETFLHLTTKSCSKTKPDGRLRASLLPLDGGFNQKSINGVSVSSGILIQPDSIALGTLAAETTPTMNSFSNEADEYDLDQPTTGFSSIPEAIEDIRQGKMVVVVDDEDRENEGDLIMAASCVTPEAMAFIVKHGTGIVCVSMKGEDLDRLELPLMVTHKDNEEKLSTAFTVSVDAKHGTTTGVSARDRAATIKALASKDSLPGDFNRPGHIFPLKYREGGVLKRAGHTEASVDLAMLAGFDPVAVLCEIVDDDGSMARLPKLREFVKRENLKLISIADLIRYRRKTDKLVERASAARIPTTWGPFVAYCYRSILDGMEHIAMVKGEIGDGNEILVRVHSECLTGDIFGSARCDCGNQLALAMQQIEEAGRGVLVYLRGHEGRGIGLGHKLRAYNLQDDGRDTVEANEELGLPVDSREYGIGAQILRDLGVRTMKLMTNNPAKYSGLKGYGLEVAGRVPLLTPITKHNKRYLETKRAKMGHVYGSSGNNNNGVPNLITKKENPTD from the exons ATGGCTTCCATTAACATGTCTTCTGCATCCACCTCTTTACTTCGCTCAAA GATGATCACAAACTTCAGCTCATACAACAGTCTTCACTCTGTAAATCTTATCTCATCCAATGGGCATACATCAGAGACATTTCTCCATCTCACTACCAAATCATGCTCCAAAACTAAACCTGATGGTAGACTCAGAGCTTCACTATTGCCTCTAGATGGTGGTTTCAATCAAAAAAGCATTAATGGTGTTAGTGTATCATCTGGAATTCTGATACAACCTGATTCAATAGCTTTGGGTACACTAGCAGCTGAAACCACTCCTACCATGAACAGTTTCTCTAATGAAGCTGATGAATATGATTTAGATCAACCCACCACAGGCTTTTCATCCATTCCAGAAGCAATTGAAGATATACGCCAGGGAAAG ATGGTAGTTGTAGTAGATGATGAAGACAGAGAAAACGAAGGAGATTTGATAATGGCAGCATCATGTGTCACACCAGAAGCCATGGCTTTTATAGTCAAACATGGAACTGGGATTGTTTGTGTAAGCATGAAAGGAGAAGATTTGGATCGTTTGGAGCTTCCATTAATGGTAACTCATAAAGACAATGAAGAGAAGCTCTCTACAGCATTCACAGTATCAGTC GATGCAAAACATGGAACAACTACTGGTGTGTCTGCCCGTGATCGGGCAGCCACCATTAAAGCTTTAGCTTCTAAAGATTCACTGCCCGGTGATTTCAACCGCCCGGGACATATATTTCCATTGAAATACAGAGAAGGTGGTGTCTTGAAAAGAGCTGGACATACTGAAGCTTCTGTAGATTTAGCAATGTTAGCTGGATTTGATCCTGTAGCTGTTTTATGTGAGATTGTTGATGATGATGGTTCCATGGCTAGATTACCAAAGCTTCGGGAATTTGTCAAAAGGGAGAACTTAAAGCTTATATCTATTGCTGATCTAATCAG GTATAGAAGGAAGACAGATAAACTAGTGGAACGTGCTTCTGCTGCACGTATACCTACTACGTGGGGCCCATTTGTTGCGTATTGTTATAGATCAATCTTAGATGGAATGGAACATATTGCAATGGTGAAG GGTGAGATTGGTGATGGGAATGAGATTCTTGTAAGGGTACATTCGGAATGTTTAACAGGAGACATATTTGGGTCTGCAAGATGTGATTGTGGGAACCAATTAGCACTTGCAATGCAACAGATTGAAGAGGCGGGAAGGGGCGTTTTGGTCTATTTGAGAGGTCATGAGGGTAGGGGGATTGGATTAGGgcataagcttcgtgcttataattTGCAAGATGATGGTCGTGACACTGTTGAAGCTAATGAGGAGCTTGGTTTGCCTGTTGATTCTAGGGAGTATGGCATTGGTGCTCAG ATATTGAGAGATTTGGGAGTGAGAACAATGAAGCTGATGACAAATAATCCTGCTAAATACAGTGGACTGAAGGGATATGGTTTGGAAGTTGCAGGAAGAGTTCCTCTTTTGACTCCAATTACAAAACACAACAAGAGATACCTTGAGACCAAAAGAGCCAAAATGGGACACGTGTATGGATCCTCTGGGAACAACAACAATGGTGTCCCAAATCTCATCACTAAGAAGGAAAATCCAACTGATTAA